The following coding sequences are from one Mycobacterium bourgelatii window:
- a CDS encoding DUF456 domain-containing protein, with amino-acid sequence MSAAGIVLVALAIAVGIIGIVVPLLPGTLLVLGAIVVWAVVENNITAWVTLGVVAALLGVATVIKYTWPVKRMRAADVRTLSLATGAIVGIVGFFVIPVIGLVIGFVLGVYVAELAARGDQRVAWTSTKHAVKGVALSMGVELAAALLATAAWVFGVYLTQ; translated from the coding sequence ATGAGTGCTGCCGGCATCGTCCTCGTAGCACTCGCGATCGCCGTCGGAATCATCGGCATCGTGGTGCCGCTATTGCCGGGCACGCTGCTGGTCTTGGGAGCGATCGTGGTGTGGGCCGTCGTCGAGAACAACATCACGGCGTGGGTGACGCTCGGTGTGGTGGCCGCGCTGCTCGGCGTGGCGACAGTGATCAAATACACCTGGCCGGTGAAGCGGATGCGGGCCGCCGACGTGCGCACGCTGAGTCTGGCAACGGGCGCAATAGTGGGCATCGTTGGGTTCTTCGTAATCCCGGTGATCGGCCTCGTGATCGGCTTCGTGCTGGGTGTCTACGTGGCGGAACTGGCCGCTCGCGGAGACCAGCGAGTGGCATGGACGTCGACGAAGCACGCCGTGAAAGGTGTCGCGTTATCGATGGGTGTCGAGTTGGCTGCCGCGCTGCTCGCCACCGCCGCGTGGGTGTTCGGGGTGTACCTAACCCAATAG
- a CDS encoding PE-PPE domain-containing protein, with amino-acid sequence MSFVGVQPDLLAAVVTDLVELRTAVGSANTAAAEQITSLVAAAEDEVSTAVAGLFSGHGQAYLKAVAAASAFHEAFERALIGSWLAYSETELANAAAVQLESIAAPVRLLLGNASGGLAGIGTAAASPVALIMGGSGMPNPSQSYIDMVRRYIAFPYNSLQGVFTPESLYPLTGYNTMTLRDSVAQGVALLDAAIKAEIAAGNDVTVLGYSQSAIISSLEMNLLASQGNPYQDQITFTLMGSPMNPNGGLMSRFAGLSLPSIGFDFYGATPASTPYETNIFWAQYDGYADFPRYPLNFVSNLNAMAGILFVHGAMGAVDPFNLPPGLELVSMPTSSANVATNYYMITYPGLGLPLLVPLRAIPFIGNPLADLVQPTLTYLVNWGYGDPHYGYNPGYADVPTGFGLLPEVNPLVFAADLVSTAGRGVGAFLGHFGVDTSALGGLASPASALASVTAPSVTPPSLTPAALTNQTPTSLVIDVAQAASGRTQMISPMSDLAAAAFVSVPQYGAALFADGMQQFFAGDPMGLVNAIGRPVAATNGLWTFLGTWAITTFLSEL; translated from the coding sequence ATGAGCTTCGTAGGCGTTCAGCCGGATTTGCTGGCAGCGGTCGTAACCGATCTGGTCGAACTCAGGACGGCAGTCGGTTCAGCGAACACCGCGGCCGCAGAGCAAATCACCAGTTTGGTGGCCGCGGCCGAAGACGAGGTGTCGACGGCCGTAGCGGGTTTGTTCAGCGGCCACGGTCAGGCCTATCTCAAGGCCGTGGCTGCGGCCTCGGCATTTCACGAGGCGTTCGAGCGAGCGCTGATTGGTTCCTGGCTTGCGTATAGCGAGACCGAGTTGGCCAACGCCGCAGCGGTACAACTGGAATCGATCGCTGCGCCCGTTCGGTTACTGCTGGGGAACGCCTCTGGCGGACTGGCGGGGATTGGCACCGCCGCCGCGAGCCCCGTGGCATTGATCATGGGTGGCAGCGGGATGCCGAACCCGTCGCAGTCCTATATCGACATGGTCCGGCGATACATTGCCTTCCCGTACAACAGCCTGCAGGGCGTCTTCACCCCGGAGAGTTTGTATCCGCTCACCGGCTACAACACCATGACCCTCAGGGACTCCGTCGCTCAAGGGGTGGCCCTGCTGGACGCCGCGATCAAAGCGGAAATCGCGGCCGGCAACGACGTCACCGTGTTGGGCTATTCGCAAAGCGCCATCATCTCGTCGCTCGAGATGAACTTGCTTGCCTCCCAGGGTAATCCGTACCAGGACCAGATCACTTTCACCCTGATGGGCAGTCCGATGAACCCGAACGGCGGCCTGATGTCGCGGTTCGCCGGCCTGAGTCTGCCGAGCATCGGCTTTGATTTCTACGGTGCCACGCCGGCGAGCACGCCGTACGAAACCAATATCTTCTGGGCGCAATACGACGGGTACGCCGACTTCCCGCGGTATCCGCTCAACTTCGTGTCCAACCTCAACGCCATGGCGGGCATCCTGTTCGTCCACGGGGCCATGGGTGCCGTCGACCCGTTCAACCTGCCGCCCGGCCTGGAATTGGTCAGCATGCCGACGTCTTCGGCCAACGTGGCGACCAACTACTACATGATCACGTACCCGGGTCTGGGTCTGCCGCTGTTGGTGCCGCTGCGTGCCATTCCCTTCATCGGCAACCCGCTGGCGGATCTGGTGCAACCAACCCTGACGTATCTGGTCAACTGGGGCTACGGCGATCCCCACTACGGCTACAACCCGGGGTATGCCGACGTGCCGACTGGGTTCGGGTTGTTGCCAGAGGTCAACCCGCTGGTCTTCGCCGCCGACCTGGTCTCCACGGCGGGACGAGGGGTCGGCGCGTTCCTGGGTCACTTTGGTGTCGACACCTCGGCGCTCGGCGGCCTCGCCAGCCCGGCAAGCGCGCTGGCGTCGGTGACGGCGCCGTCGGTCACGCCGCCCTCGCTCACGCCGGCCGCACTGACCAACCAGACCCCGACATCGCTGGTCATCGATGTGGCGCAGGCGGCATCCGGCCGCACGCAGATGATCAGTCCGATGTCGGATTTGGCGGCCGCCGCGTTTGTCTCGGTCCCGCAGTACGGTGCGGCTTTGTTTGCCGACGGGATGCAGCAATTCTTCGCCGGCGACCCGATGGGTCTGGTGAACGCGATCGGCCGCCCGGTTGCCGCCACTAACGGCCTGTGGACCTTCCTGGGAACATGGGCGATCACGACGTTCCTGTCTGAACTCTGA
- a CDS encoding lipase family protein encodes MNSYSAVPARRTSVPHDELRRGERPLSPDDDPFYWAPQGYEDAEPGTVLRSRDVEIGFLGLIRQQVRAVQLLYRTTNLHEEPEVAVTTVLVPVQREPDAAYPVLSYQCAIDAVASRCFPSFAMRRGARPIGAFVQAEYLLVTAALAEGWAVCVPDHEGCHGMWGAPVEPGYRILDGLRAAMQCERLHLSPSAPVGLWGYSGGGLASAWAAELCERYAPELNIVGAVLGSPVGDPGSVARRLNGSFFAGLAALMISALTHVFPGAQKVVDEHATDEGKAVLDELQTMTTAQAVWQFRNVDIGSYVDMTADELWDLPEVRHIFHETKLGKSQPKPPVLVIQAVHDGIISVDDVDALVAEYKRMGAAVTYHRDRFCGHLLLHPLSAPMALRWLRDRFTDRPVNEHKTRTVWPTLFNPSTYFGMVRLGVITAKVVLGRSVGRQPLSTTDAR; translated from the coding sequence ATGAATAGCTATTCCGCCGTGCCAGCGAGACGCACAAGCGTCCCGCACGACGAGCTGCGTCGCGGCGAACGTCCGCTCTCGCCCGACGACGACCCCTTCTACTGGGCGCCACAGGGCTACGAGGACGCGGAACCGGGCACTGTGTTGCGGTCGCGCGATGTGGAGATCGGATTTCTCGGTCTTATCCGCCAACAAGTTAGAGCCGTTCAGTTGCTCTACCGCACCACGAATCTGCACGAAGAACCGGAAGTCGCGGTGACTACCGTGCTCGTCCCGGTGCAGCGCGAGCCAGACGCCGCTTATCCGGTCCTCTCGTATCAATGCGCGATCGACGCCGTCGCTTCGCGCTGCTTCCCCTCGTTCGCCATGCGGCGCGGCGCGCGACCGATCGGTGCGTTCGTCCAAGCCGAGTACTTGTTGGTGACGGCCGCGCTGGCCGAAGGCTGGGCAGTTTGCGTACCGGATCATGAAGGCTGCCATGGCATGTGGGGGGCTCCCGTCGAGCCTGGCTACCGGATCCTGGATGGGCTGCGGGCCGCGATGCAATGTGAGCGCTTACATTTGTCGCCATCTGCACCGGTGGGGCTGTGGGGATATTCGGGGGGAGGCTTGGCGTCGGCGTGGGCGGCAGAACTGTGTGAACGATACGCACCGGAGCTCAATATCGTTGGCGCCGTGCTGGGCTCGCCCGTCGGCGACCCAGGCAGTGTGGCGCGCCGCCTCAACGGCAGCTTCTTCGCCGGACTCGCCGCGCTGATGATCTCCGCACTCACGCACGTCTTCCCCGGCGCGCAGAAGGTCGTTGACGAGCACGCGACCGACGAGGGGAAGGCGGTGCTCGACGAGTTGCAGACGATGACGACGGCCCAGGCAGTCTGGCAGTTCCGCAACGTCGACATCGGGTCCTACGTCGACATGACCGCCGACGAGCTGTGGGACCTGCCGGAAGTGCGCCACATCTTTCACGAGACCAAACTCGGCAAATCCCAGCCCAAGCCTCCTGTGCTGGTCATCCAGGCCGTGCACGACGGAATCATCAGCGTCGACGATGTCGATGCACTGGTGGCCGAGTACAAACGGATGGGTGCGGCGGTCACCTATCACCGCGACCGGTTCTGTGGTCACTTGCTATTGCATCCACTCTCGGCGCCTATGGCGCTGAGGTGGCTTCGCGATCGGTTCACCGACCGGCCGGTCAACGAACACAAAACTCGCACAGTGTGGCCGACGTTGTTCAACCCGTCGACGTACTTCGGCATGGTGAGGTTGGGCGTCATCACTGCCAAGGTCGTCCTCGGGCGCTCCGTGGGACGCCAACCGCTGTCGACGACGGATGCCCGGTAG
- a CDS encoding TetR/AcrR family transcriptional regulator has product MARNKRPQAADEKRAEIVAAARRLFIDAGYDATPMSRLAKEAGVAPNTIYWYFGDKDDVLVAVLESVMADVWPQYEQVATEPISARLPWVVRQLRQMSRLVTTVHARVEHSAAIAEWHHNFHLITGALARHELETAGVSTSTVEAEVMIGIFTIEGLLMHDLNEIEQRTICDTLAARWTMTQAHPS; this is encoded by the coding sequence ATGGCACGGAACAAACGCCCGCAGGCGGCCGACGAGAAACGTGCGGAAATCGTTGCTGCAGCACGACGGCTATTCATCGACGCCGGCTACGACGCCACCCCGATGAGTCGCCTTGCGAAGGAGGCCGGGGTGGCGCCCAACACCATCTACTGGTACTTCGGGGATAAGGACGACGTTCTAGTCGCCGTGCTCGAGAGCGTCATGGCCGACGTCTGGCCACAATATGAACAAGTTGCGACCGAACCGATTTCTGCCCGACTGCCGTGGGTGGTTCGCCAGCTGCGCCAGATGAGCCGCCTAGTGACGACGGTGCACGCCCGCGTCGAACATTCGGCCGCCATAGCCGAGTGGCATCACAACTTCCATCTGATCACCGGCGCCCTGGCCCGTCACGAATTAGAGACTGCCGGAGTCTCGACTTCGACCGTGGAAGCCGAAGTGATGATTGGCATCTTCACCATCGAAGGGCTCCTCATGCACGACCTGAATGAGATCGAGCAACGCACCATTTGCGACACCCTGGCTGCACGCTGGACCATGACCCAGGCGCACCCCTCGTGA
- a CDS encoding ANTAR domain-containing protein has translation MYAHLGRLARSLQTLQASDLDSDRLLRVATEMATEVLPGVAHAGVTLVVNRRRRTLETVAATGKIPRTIDRLQDEHQQGPILESLWNQYTIRVDDYEKETRWPGFVADIVEQTPVRSSLSIQLYTDEHELGKLNLYSEQAANFTPEVEELALALAAQAAVGLASARSSDELRSALASRDIIGQAKGIIMESYDVSSAEAFILLTKLSQESNTPVYEVARKLVFAERPSR, from the coding sequence ATGTACGCCCATTTGGGGCGGCTGGCGCGCAGCTTACAGACTCTGCAGGCCAGTGATCTGGATTCAGATCGCTTGTTGCGTGTCGCAACCGAGATGGCCACGGAGGTCCTGCCGGGAGTGGCCCATGCCGGCGTGACGCTCGTCGTCAACCGCCGCCGCCGAACCCTCGAGACGGTTGCTGCCACGGGAAAGATCCCGAGAACCATCGACAGGTTGCAGGACGAGCATCAGCAAGGGCCGATCCTGGAATCGCTCTGGAACCAGTACACGATCCGCGTCGACGACTATGAGAAGGAGACGCGTTGGCCAGGCTTTGTCGCAGACATTGTTGAACAGACACCCGTGCGCTCGAGTCTGTCAATTCAGCTTTACACCGACGAACACGAGTTGGGGAAGCTCAACTTGTACTCCGAGCAAGCCGCCAACTTCACGCCTGAAGTGGAGGAACTCGCCCTGGCGCTGGCCGCGCAAGCAGCGGTAGGACTCGCCAGCGCGCGCAGCAGTGACGAACTCCGGAGTGCATTGGCTTCGCGTGACATCATCGGCCAGGCCAAGGGCATCATCATGGAAAGCTATGACGTCTCTTCGGCGGAGGCTTTCATCTTGCTTACCAAGCTGTCGCAGGAATCGAACACACCCGTATATGAGGTCGCTCGCAAACTTGTGTTCGCAGAGCGCCCGTCAAGATAG
- a CDS encoding alpha/beta hydrolase produces MNQPLTYVRHDVTFTSEGTSCAAWLYRPDGVESPPIVVLAHGFAAFRELRLDAYATRFAQAGYAALVFDYRHWGASEGQPRRILDIAKQHADWRAAIAYARSLDNVDTTRVVAWGSSFGGGHVLNLAARDYDLAAAIVQVPHVTGPASAFSQSPKLVARLIAAALRDQVGAWLGREPYRVKSVGRPGEVAMMTSPGAYELVEEMAGGEAAEHKREQLLAENDVAARIALRVPLYSPGRKATDITAPTLVQLAVRDDVTPYAKAQKIVARIPHGEVRSYDCSHFEPYLDPHFDGIVTDQIDFLNRHVPVA; encoded by the coding sequence ATGAACCAACCACTTACCTATGTCCGACACGACGTCACGTTCACTTCCGAGGGCACATCCTGCGCGGCGTGGCTCTACCGGCCAGATGGCGTTGAGAGTCCGCCTATCGTCGTCCTGGCCCACGGGTTTGCCGCCTTCCGCGAACTGCGCCTGGACGCCTACGCCACACGATTCGCCCAGGCAGGCTACGCCGCCCTGGTGTTCGACTACCGGCACTGGGGTGCCAGCGAAGGACAACCCCGCCGCATCCTTGACATCGCCAAACAGCACGCTGACTGGCGGGCCGCCATCGCCTACGCCCGCAGCCTGGACAACGTCGACACCACCCGGGTGGTGGCATGGGGTTCCTCCTTCGGCGGTGGCCACGTCCTGAACTTGGCCGCCCGCGACTACGATCTCGCAGCCGCTATCGTCCAGGTGCCCCATGTCACCGGACCCGCATCCGCGTTCTCTCAATCCCCCAAATTGGTCGCACGCCTCATCGCCGCAGCATTGCGCGATCAGGTCGGCGCATGGCTCGGGCGGGAACCGTACCGGGTGAAGTCCGTCGGCAGGCCTGGCGAGGTCGCCATGATGACCTCACCCGGCGCCTATGAACTCGTCGAGGAGATGGCCGGGGGCGAAGCGGCCGAGCACAAGCGCGAGCAACTTCTGGCCGAAAACGACGTCGCCGCCCGCATCGCCCTGCGCGTGCCGCTCTATTCACCCGGACGCAAGGCCACAGATATCACCGCACCGACCCTGGTGCAGCTAGCAGTACGTGATGACGTGACGCCCTACGCGAAAGCTCAGAAGATCGTGGCACGCATCCCCCACGGTGAAGTCCGCTCCTACGACTGCTCGCACTTCGAGCCGTACCTGGACCCGCACTTCGACGGGATCGTCACTGACCAGATCGACTTTTTGAATCGCCACGTCCCAGTGGCTTAA